The genomic window GCTTTGACTTTGGCAGCGAGAAGCGAGGGTTTCTCGATTTTTTCAATGACGCGGTAGTCGAGTGATTTCCATTTTTCAAGAAACGAAAAAATCTCTTCTAATGTCGAAGGAAGTTCAATCGAGGGCCAGTCCCAGCAGATAGCCTCTTTCGGTGCTGTGGAAGGAAGTTCTCGCTCGGAGGCGAAGGCCGCCCATTGAATCTGAGTGGGATTGAGATTCCATTCGATCAAGCTATAAGGTGGAATAAAAAAGGCCGTCGGACCCGTGAATTCAATTTTTTCGCCTTTTCGATTTAGCGCGACTTTTCCAGGGGGGCAAATGCCGATTCCCAAGAACCAGGTCGCGCCAAAAACATCGATATTGATATTCGGTCGGCGCACGGTTTGATTGCGCTCCCAAAACGTCAGATCTTTTGACAGTAAAAAAACGCGCTGCTCATAGACATCTGATTTGATGTCGTACACAGACGGCGATTTTAGTTTTTTTGTCATGGGTTAAAGTCTGTCATTGGTGAAAAAAGTGACTACGCGTTTTGCAACTTGTTAGGCAATAAATAAATATTCCCGACGTTGGTGCTGCGCACCGCTTCTGACGTCTAGCACTGCGGTTGAACGACGCGGCCAGTCCGTCCCACCTTATATTCACTCGGGGTTGTACCGAGAAGTTCCTTGAAGTGACCAATAAACTGGCCGGGGTTGGAAAATCCGGAGTCGTACACAGCATCGGTAATATCATATCCAAGGCCCATTAGACGAATCGCTTCAAACAGACGAAGTCGAGTGCGGTAGTCAATCATCGATATTCCATAGGTTCGTTTGAATTCGCGCGACAAGATCGAGCGATCCAGCTGCAACTCATCTCCTATATCCTGAATTTTACAATCCTCTTTAAACCGGGTATCGATTAGTTTTTTTATCAACGCACCACTGGTGTTTGATGGGTTTGTCACCTCGGGAAATCGTTCCATGACGATCTCGGTGGTGTTTTTCTGCTCAAGAGCAACCGCCAAGACGGCTTCGCGAGTGGCGGGTTGGCATCGATTCCAGCTAAAAAAATGCGGTCGCGCAAGAGGACGAGGCAGCGGTTCATTGCCGGTGAAACAGGTCCAGCGCAGGAGTCCCGGAGCAATGGTCCATTCGACAAGTGAAAAGGAGGGAAGTAGGACGCCAATGGGGCCTTCAAGCGGGATCTTTCTATTTCCTGAACGTACCTTCAGCTGACCTCGAGCCGGATCAACCAAGCCCAAGTTCCACTGCGAGGCAAAGGCGTCAATCAGTGTGCGTGCGACAGGGAAAATATGCGTGCGCTCCATACGGATGATATCGCGTGTGAGAAAGCGAATTTGCGACAGATATGTTTTGGTTAAGACCTCGAACTCTGTGCCGGGAGCAACGCCTTGGTGCGAAATCGCCATGCTAAAAATTGATCATCATCGAGGAGCCACACGCAAGACCCATCACAAAACCGGAAGTATTGACGCGCAGCCCAGGTCTAATCTTTCTGCAATGGAAAAGTATTGGACAAAGGCGACTGATCGATTTCATTACGCACTCTTCAGTCTTGTCGAAAATGAGATCGACCTCAGTTCCACGGTTACCATGGTGAATTTGGTTGATGCGACAAACATCGACGAAGCTCGTCGGAGCAAAGGACAAGATGCGCCAACCTACACGGCCATTCTTGCGCTGCTATTAGCGAAGACCTTGATCGAAATGCCGCAATTAAATGTACGGTGGTACCGCCCATTTGGATTCTTGCCACGGCGGTTACAATACTTCACTGGCGCCGATATCGGCATTGCTTCGGAAGTGAAGGACCCCAATCTTCATCATGTGGCCTATGTGGCGGTCATGCCAGATGTCGAGAAAATGTCCCTCTCTGAAATCTCTGCCTGGCTTAAGCGTTACCGCAACACTGAATCCGTACCACAGTGGCAAGCGTTCAGTGGACTTGTGCGGCGGGT from Deltaproteobacteria bacterium includes these protein-coding regions:
- a CDS encoding helix-turn-helix transcriptional regulator; the protein is MAISHQGVAPGTEFEVLTKTYLSQIRFLTRDIIRMERTHIFPVARTLIDAFASQWNLGLVDPARGQLKVRSGNRKIPLEGPIGVLLPSFSLVEWTIAPGLLRWTCFTGNEPLPRPLARPHFFSWNRCQPATREAVLAVALEQKNTTEIVMERFPEVTNPSNTSGALIKKLIDTRFKEDCKIQDIGDELQLDRSILSREFKRTYGISMIDYRTRLRLFEAIRLMGLGYDITDAVYDSGFSNPGQFIGHFKELLGTTPSEYKVGRTGRVVQPQC
- a CDS encoding 2-oxo acid dehydrogenase subunit E2, with protein sequence MLKIDHHRGATRKTHHKTGSIDAQPRSNLSAMEKYWTKATDRFHYALFSLVENEIDLSSTVTMVNLVDATNIDEARRSKGQDAPTYTAILALLLAKTLIEMPQLNVRWYRPFGFLPRRLQYFTGADIGIASEVKDPNLHHVAYVAVMPDVEKMSLSEISAWLKRYRNTESVPQWQAFSGLVRRVPPLLARVIMRLPVYFPSMWSRYRGGAALISSPAKYGVDQIAAAWSSPIGVSFGFVKARPIVKNGVATACPSFYLTLNFDRRILSGADGARFLKRLTEHLESFGHESDRGLIAREAL
- a CDS encoding AraC family transcriptional regulator; this encodes MTKKLKSPSVYDIKSDVYEQRVFLLSKDLTFWERNQTVRRPNINIDVFGATWFLGIGICPPGKVALNRKGEKIEFTGPTAFFIPPYSLIEWNLNPTQIQWAAFASERELPSTAPKEAICWDWPSIELPSTLEEIFSFLEKWKSLDYRVIEKIEKPSLLAAKVKAFIDAGYRNELLIAGLAQQLGVSRVAMGRAFKACYGISPVAYRNRLRLFYSLKLMSSGETVTAAAFNSGYSHLSRFNRQFREYMRTSPSEFCLIKKKPRTTLLHRAPMQPPTRSDLEP